In Lachnospiraceae bacterium, one DNA window encodes the following:
- a CDS encoding M28 family peptidase, translating into MNSLREWEEAFEQAVDVKKSYDLAKRMEGPKTNPVLGYRTAGSKAEWETGELLLKEMQEMGLQNVQKDKIKVDSWDFHHAVLRYRDKEDKEYEFQLGAYQTDFHTEGFQEFSMVYLGRGTAENYENIDVKGKLVLIDINQREEWWINFPVYQAHLKGAAALIAVQDQGYGEIHDTSLNAQDIAGPKEAAAFSISQADAAVLKADMGNIEKTGNHTGDFKEIQVLFDAQSTVVRDRESYNITGMIPGEEPEQMIMLSAHYDSYFTGFQDDNAAVAMMLGIARTFIDMGYKPRKTLVFCAMAAEEWGVVDSKYDWSTGAYEQVFTAHPEWQGKVVADFNFELPAHAHGKKDAVRCTYEYASFMKKATEHIQPSKEAYPEGLEVHFPIQTWSDDFSIAIAGIPSSVNEFSDGEFMETHYHSQFDNEDFYDEPVYRFHHNLYGKLVLAFDYTAVVPMDFERLFTAVEDSVEKSLCEKTQADETNLLERLNKAKELGRQLYSQIQKINDDYKSLLESGKYDEAKNVAAGYADLNSSLLYIFRKEQDYFVRLNWHDDVLFPQQGVGENLKAIYKALACLKEDDPEGALEAVYEIDNNRYAFLFDREVFRYFTEYVLNQPADRLKWGYGRIIHHENLYDLVVSLKKKNKLQKAGERPDLEEEYKTLLQAAKAQEQCYRDDIDYMASSVEKLLAAMEGYLEKQ; encoded by the coding sequence ATGAACAGTTTAAGGGAATGGGAAGAAGCCTTTGAACAGGCTGTTGATGTAAAAAAATCTTATGATCTTGCAAAAAGAATGGAAGGACCCAAGACAAATCCGGTACTGGGATACCGTACAGCCGGCTCCAAAGCAGAGTGGGAAACGGGAGAACTGCTTTTAAAAGAAATGCAGGAAATGGGACTTCAGAATGTACAAAAGGATAAGATCAAGGTAGACAGCTGGGACTTTCATCACGCGGTCCTTCGTTACCGTGATAAAGAAGATAAAGAATATGAATTTCAATTAGGCGCTTATCAGACGGATTTTCATACAGAAGGATTTCAGGAATTTTCCATGGTCTATTTAGGACGGGGCACAGCGGAAAATTATGAAAATATAGATGTAAAAGGTAAGCTTGTGCTGATCGATATTAACCAGAGAGAAGAATGGTGGATCAATTTTCCGGTTTATCAGGCTCATTTAAAGGGAGCGGCAGCACTTATTGCAGTTCAGGATCAGGGGTATGGGGAGATCCATGATACGTCCTTAAATGCCCAGGATATTGCAGGACCGAAAGAGGCAGCTGCTTTCTCCATTTCCCAGGCAGATGCGGCTGTCTTAAAAGCAGATATGGGAAATATAGAAAAAACTGGAAATCATACAGGGGATTTTAAAGAAATCCAGGTATTATTTGATGCCCAGTCTACTGTGGTCCGTGACCGGGAGTCCTATAACATTACCGGCATGATACCAGGAGAAGAGCCGGAGCAGATGATCATGCTGTCCGCTCACTATGACTCTTATTTTACCGGTTTTCAGGATGACAATGCGGCAGTTGCAATGATGCTTGGGATCGCAAGAACTTTTATTGATATGGGATATAAGCCAAGGAAGACGTTAGTGTTCTGTGCTATGGCAGCAGAAGAGTGGGGAGTAGTAGACTCTAAATATGATTGGTCTACCGGTGCCTACGAACAGGTATTTACTGCCCATCCGGAGTGGCAGGGAAAGGTGGTCGCAGACTTTAACTTTGAACTTCCAGCCCATGCCCATGGAAAGAAGGATGCAGTCCGCTGCACCTACGAATACGCTTCCTTTATGAAGAAAGCAACAGAGCATATTCAGCCGTCAAAAGAAGCATACCCGGAAGGCCTGGAAGTCCACTTCCCTATCCAGACCTGGTCTGATGATTTTTCCATTGCCATTGCAGGAATTCCATCCTCTGTAAATGAGTTCAGCGACGGGGAGTTTATGGAGACCCACTATCATTCTCAGTTTGATAATGAAGATTTCTATGACGAGCCGGTTTACCGCTTCCACCATAACCTTTATGGAAAACTGGTGCTGGCATTTGACTATACAGCAGTAGTACCTATGGATTTTGAACGGCTGTTTACTGCAGTGGAAGACAGTGTAGAAAAATCCCTGTGTGAAAAAACACAGGCAGATGAAACGAACCTTTTAGAACGTCTGAATAAGGCCAAAGAGCTGGGACGTCAGTTATACAGTCAGATACAGAAGATCAACGATGATTATAAAAGCCTTCTGGAATCAGGAAAGTATGATGAGGCAAAGAATGTGGCAGCAGGATATGCAGACTTAAACAGCTCCCTTCTTTATATCTTCCGCAAGGAACAGGACTATTTTGTCCGCTTAAACTGGCATGACGATGTACTGTTCCCGCAGCAGGGGGTAGGTGAGAACCTGAAAGCTATTTATAAGGCGCTTGCCTGCTTAAAAGAGGATGATCCGGAAGGTGCCCTGGAAGCAGTTTATGAGATTGATAATAACCGGTATGCCTTCCTGTTTGACAGAGAAGTATTCCGTTATTTTACTGAATATGTATTAAATCAGCCGGCAGACCGGTTAAAATGGGGCTATGGCCGTATTATCCACCATGAAAATCTGTACGATCTGGTAGTAAGTTTAAAGAAAAAGAACAAACTGCAGAAAGCAGGAGAAAGACCGGATCTGGAAGAAGAATACAAGACTCTGCTTCAGGCTGCAAAAGCCCAGGAGCAGTGCTACCGGGATGATATTGATTATATGGCATCTTCTGTGGAGAAGCTTTTAGCTGCCATGGAAGGATACCTGGAAAAACAGTAA
- the leuB gene encoding 3-isopropylmalate dehydrogenase, with the protein MNYNIVAIPGDGIGPEIIREAKKVLDKVGEVYGHKFNYTDILMGGCSIDAYGVPLTDEALETARNSDAVLLGAVGGDVGNSRWYDIAPNLRPEAGLLKIRKGLGLFANIRPAYLFEQLADACPLKKEIIGNGFDMVIMRELTGGVYFGARSTEEKDGELYAVDSMPYSEHEIRRIAVKGFEIAMKRRKKLVSVDKANVLDTSRLWRKVVNEVAKDYPEVEVSHMLVDNCAMQLVMNPGQFDVVLTENMFGDILSDEASMITGSIGMLSSASLNESKFGLYEPSHGSAPDIAGKDIANPLATILSAAMLLRYSCDLDKEALAVETAVRQVLKDGYRTGDIMSEGCTRVGTTQMGDLVAERIH; encoded by the coding sequence ATGAATTATAATATTGTTGCAATTCCGGGAGATGGTATTGGCCCTGAGATTATAAGAGAGGCCAAAAAGGTATTAGATAAAGTAGGAGAAGTTTACGGACATAAGTTTAATTATACGGATATTTTAATGGGCGGCTGCTCCATTGATGCATATGGTGTTCCGCTGACGGATGAAGCGCTGGAGACAGCCAGAAATTCAGATGCAGTGCTGTTAGGTGCTGTTGGAGGTGATGTAGGCAACTCCAGATGGTATGATATTGCACCAAACCTGAGACCAGAGGCAGGACTTTTAAAGATCCGTAAAGGTTTAGGACTGTTTGCAAACATCCGTCCGGCTTATCTTTTTGAGCAGTTAGCAGATGCGTGTCCATTAAAGAAAGAGATCATTGGAAATGGCTTTGATATGGTCATTATGCGTGAACTGACCGGCGGTGTTTATTTCGGAGCAAGAAGCACTGAGGAAAAAGACGGTGAATTATATGCGGTAGACTCTATGCCATACAGTGAGCATGAGATCCGCCGTATTGCTGTCAAGGGATTTGAGATCGCTATGAAGCGCCGTAAAAAGCTGGTAAGTGTTGACAAGGCCAATGTTCTGGATACTTCCCGTTTATGGCGCAAGGTTGTAAATGAAGTTGCAAAGGATTATCCGGAAGTAGAAGTAAGCCACATGTTAGTAGACAACTGTGCAATGCAGCTGGTTATGAATCCGGGACAGTTTGACGTAGTTCTGACTGAGAACATGTTTGGTGACATCCTTTCAGATGAGGCAAGTATGATCACCGGTTCTATCGGCATGTTATCTTCTGCAAGCTTAAATGAGTCAAAGTTCGGTCTGTATGAGCCAAGCCATGGTTCTGCACCGGATATTGCAGGAAAAGATATTGCCAACCCATTAGCAACCATTCTTTCCGCAGCGATGCTTCTTCGTTATTCCTGTGACCTGGACAAAGAGGCACTGGCAGTAGAGACAGCAGTACGTCAGGTGCTGAAAGATGGATATCGTACCGGCGATATTATGTCAGAAGGCTGCACCAGGGTTGGAACTACCCAGATGGGTGATCTGGTTGCAGAGCGTATTCACTAA
- the ilvD gene encoding dihydroxy-acid dehydratase — protein MRSDAVRKGMQQAPHRSLFNALGMTEEEMNKPLVGIVSSYNEIVPGHMNLDKIVEAVKLGVAMGGGTPVVFPAIAVCDGIAMGHVGMKYSLVTRDLIADSTECMAMAHQFDALVMVPNCDKNVPGLLMAAARLNIPTVFVSGGPMLAGHVKGCKTSLSSMFEAVGAYAAGKMTEEDVKEYENKTCPTCGSCSGMYTANSMNCLTEVLGMGLRGNGTIPAVYSERIKLAKHAGMQVMEMLKRNIRPRDIMTKEAFMNALTMDMALGCSTNSMLHLPAIAHEAGVELNVDIANEISARTPNLCHLAPAGHTYIEDLNEAGGIYAVMNEISKKGLLNLDCMTVTGKTVGENIKDCVNKDPDVIRPIDNPYSQTGGIAILKGNLAPDSGVVKRSAVAPEMLKHEGPARVFDCEEDAIAAIKGGRIVAGDVVVIRYEGPKGGPGMREMLNPTSAIAGMGLGSTVALITDGRFSGASRGASIGHVSPEAAVGGPIALVEEGDIISIDIDNHQLNVLVSDEEMAARKAKWQPREPKVTTGYLARYASLVTSGDKGAILQAK, from the coding sequence ATGAGAAGTGACGCAGTAAGAAAAGGAATGCAGCAGGCACCGCATCGTTCCCTTTTTAATGCACTTGGTATGACAGAAGAAGAAATGAATAAGCCATTAGTAGGTATTGTAAGTTCTTATAATGAGATCGTTCCGGGACATATGAACCTGGATAAGATCGTAGAGGCAGTAAAATTAGGTGTTGCCATGGGTGGCGGTACCCCGGTCGTATTTCCGGCTATTGCAGTCTGTGACGGTATTGCTATGGGTCATGTGGGCATGAAGTATTCGCTGGTTACCAGAGACCTGATCGCAGATTCTACTGAATGTATGGCAATGGCACATCAGTTTGATGCTTTGGTCATGGTTCCAAACTGTGATAAGAATGTTCCTGGTCTGTTAATGGCGGCAGCAAGATTAAATATCCCAACTGTATTTGTCAGCGGCGGTCCAATGCTTGCAGGACACGTAAAGGGATGTAAGACCAGCCTTTCCAGTATGTTTGAGGCAGTTGGTGCCTATGCAGCAGGAAAGATGACCGAAGAAGATGTAAAAGAATATGAAAATAAGACCTGTCCGACCTGCGGATCCTGTTCTGGTATGTACACTGCAAACAGCATGAACTGCCTGACAGAGGTTCTTGGTATGGGACTTCGTGGAAACGGAACCATTCCTGCAGTTTATTCCGAACGTATCAAGCTGGCTAAACATGCCGGCATGCAGGTAATGGAAATGTTAAAAAGAAATATCCGTCCAAGAGATATTATGACAAAAGAAGCATTTATGAATGCTTTGACCATGGATATGGCTTTAGGATGCTCTACCAACAGTATGCTCCATTTACCGGCTATTGCACATGAAGCTGGTGTTGAGTTAAATGTAGACATTGCAAATGAGATCAGCGCAAGAACACCAAATCTGTGCCACTTAGCACCTGCAGGTCATACTTACATAGAAGACCTGAACGAGGCAGGCGGTATCTACGCTGTTATGAATGAGATCAGCAAGAAAGGCCTGTTAAATCTGGACTGCATGACTGTTACAGGAAAGACTGTCGGCGAAAACATCAAGGACTGCGTAAACAAAGATCCGGATGTTATCCGTCCGATTGACAATCCATACAGCCAGACCGGTGGTATTGCTATCTTAAAGGGTAATCTGGCACCAGATTCAGGCGTTGTAAAGCGTTCTGCAGTAGCTCCTGAAATGTTAAAGCATGAAGGTCCAGCCAGAGTCTTTGACTGCGAGGAAGACGCTATTGCAGCGATCAAGGGCGGCAGGATCGTTGCCGGGGATGTTGTTGTGATCCGTTATGAGGGACCAAAAGGCGGCCCTGGCATGAGAGAAATGTTAAATCCGACTTCTGCTATTGCAGGAATGGGACTTGGATCCACAGTAGCCCTGATCACAGACGGACGTTTCTCCGGAGCATCCAGAGGTGCTTCTATCGGACATGTTTCTCCGGAGGCAGCTGTAGGCGGTCCGATCGCATTAGTAGAAGAGGGAGATATCATTTCCATTGATATTGATAATCATCAGTTAAATGTACTGGTTTCTGATGAAGAAATGGCAGCCAGAAAAGCAAAATGGCAGCCAAGAGAGCCAAAGGTGACTACCGGTTATCTGGCAAGATATGCTTCACTGGTAACTTCCGGCGACAAGGGTGCTATCCTTCAGGCAAAATAA
- a CDS encoding GNAT family N-acetyltransferase: MESQTLYRVKKEDLPKLEKLLVKCFAHDPLYCKLIPEKETRERLLPELFKCDLTEFIETCEIYSDSEEMNSLLVVSDESEPYNPLAFYLTEAWAGLKTDEYLIKEDPSLKTLWNFMKGRDYLNSRWTDQLHQEERLHVIYLAVDPDMQHHGLAAILMDEVIRYAQEHHLMISLETHNPDNVPMYEHFGFKLFGIVQKHFDLKQYCLIREIQ; this comes from the coding sequence ATGGAAAGTCAGACGTTATACAGAGTAAAAAAAGAAGATCTGCCAAAACTGGAAAAATTGCTGGTGAAATGCTTTGCCCATGATCCCTTATATTGCAAGCTGATTCCGGAAAAAGAGACAAGGGAGCGTCTGCTTCCTGAACTTTTTAAGTGTGATCTTACAGAATTTATTGAAACCTGTGAGATTTATTCTGACAGCGAGGAAATGAATTCCCTGTTAGTGGTTTCTGATGAGTCAGAGCCTTATAATCCCCTTGCTTTTTATCTTACAGAAGCCTGGGCGGGTTTAAAGACAGATGAATATCTGATCAAAGAGGATCCGAGCCTGAAGACTTTATGGAATTTTATGAAAGGCCGTGATTATTTAAACTCCCGGTGGACCGACCAGCTCCACCAGGAAGAGCGTCTTCATGTGATCTACCTTGCAGTGGATCCGGACATGCAGCATCATGGTCTGGCAGCTATCCTTATGGATGAGGTGATCCGTTATGCCCAGGAGCATCATCTGATGATCTCACTGGAAACCCATAATCCGGATAACGTGCCTATGTACGAACATTTTGGTTTTAAGCTTTTTGGCATTGTCCAGAAGCATTTTGATTTAAAACAGTATTGCCTGATCCGTGAGATCCAATAG